From Panicum hallii strain FIL2 chromosome 2, PHallii_v3.1, whole genome shotgun sequence, a single genomic window includes:
- the LOC112882841 gene encoding uncharacterized protein LOC112882841: protein MGKTIESDNEYDPSSDIDNQCDSDDDYDDDLNNEDNTEVRCITRPINKYERWFQELALRSKRRHKWRLQTSCHRARLPNLLGNRQPDLLEAVHHLGMQTSCHHACLPD from the exons ATGGGGAAGACAATAGAGTCTGACAATGAATATGACCCATCCTCTGACATTGATAACCAATGTGACAGTGATGATGACTACGATGATGACCTAAATAATGAGGATAATACTGAGGTGAGATGCATTACTAGGCCAATTAACAA GTACGAGCGATGGTTCCAGGAACTCGCCCTAAGAAGCAAAAGACGGCACAAATGGCGGCtgcaaaccagctgccaccgtgctCGCCTACCAAATTTACTAGGAAACAGGCAGCCAGACCTActggaggccgtccaccacctagggatgcaaaccagctgccaccATGCAtgcctaccagattga